In one window of Prevotella fusca JCM 17724 DNA:
- a CDS encoding DUF4435 domain-containing protein: protein MGRRLRDNLSSAYIDAANRLNGKGARRKIIAYVEAYDDIFFWRTVLSGFENEEHYFEVMLPSRLNLTKGKRSVLMNLVSQNMGENMIACVDADYDYLLRNTTPLSAEVNENPYVFHTYAYAIENLQCYAPSLHDVTVAVTLNDHSIFNFEEFLKQYSESIYPLFIWSIWHYRHRIHRKFTISDFNRVVEIGNFSLRGAVESLYRLRHKVQMRVRQLQRENPNAKESYLKLKDDLRALGVTPSTTYLYIQGHHLFDNIIVPVMKRVCDRLVREREDEINRNAVHDTQRRNELSSYSHSTEAIVPMLRRNVGYVNSEPFKRLKEDVGEFLKPKLQQPID, encoded by the coding sequence ATGGGAAGAAGACTGAGGGACAATCTGTCATCAGCATATATTGATGCTGCAAACCGACTGAATGGTAAAGGTGCACGGAGAAAGATTATCGCATACGTGGAGGCGTATGATGACATCTTCTTCTGGCGTACCGTTCTGAGCGGATTTGAGAATGAAGAACATTATTTTGAAGTGATGCTGCCGTCGAGACTGAACCTCACAAAAGGGAAAAGGTCGGTCTTGATGAACCTCGTTTCGCAGAACATGGGTGAGAATATGATTGCCTGTGTGGATGCTGACTATGACTATCTTCTCCGGAACACAACCCCACTGTCGGCTGAAGTAAACGAAAATCCATACGTCTTCCACACATACGCTTATGCCATTGAGAACCTCCAGTGTTATGCACCAAGTCTGCACGACGTGACAGTGGCTGTGACGCTCAACGACCATTCCATCTTCAACTTCGAGGAATTCCTCAAACAATACAGCGAAAGCATATATCCGCTCTTCATCTGGAGTATCTGGCATTATCGGCATAGAATCCATCGCAAGTTTACCATCTCCGACTTCAATCGGGTCGTTGAAATTGGCAATTTTTCCTTACGGGGGGCGGTGGAAAGTCTTTACCGATTGCGCCATAAGGTGCAGATGCGTGTGCGACAGCTGCAACGGGAGAACCCGAATGCAAAGGAAAGTTATCTGAAACTGAAGGATGACCTGCGTGCATTGGGCGTTACGCCTTCAACCACCTATCTGTATATTCAAGGTCATCATCTCTTTGACAACATCATCGTACCTGTCATGAAGCGGGTCTGCGACCGACTGGTTCGTGAACGGGAAGACGAGATTAACCGCAATGCTGTGCACGACACACAACGCCGGAACGAACTGTCAAGCTATAGCCATAGTACGGAGGCGATTGTCCCCATGCTCCGCCGTAATGTGGGCTACGTCAACTCTGAACCTTTCAAAAGACTGAAAGAGGACGTAGGTGAGTTCCTGAAACCGAAGCTACAACAGCCGATTGACTAA
- a CDS encoding AAA family ATPase, producing the protein MQKYADYIEEIEIDSLWSGKKHIRWTLDRQVNILSGINGVGKSTILNKVVRSLSQGGEFPSHSLKGVRLKVSPEDARWIRYDIIRSFDRPLMNSDSISKININLVTELDWQLFQLQRKYLDYQVNIGNRIIETLQSGEADAAEKAQQISQPKKRFQDILDDLFTETGKKIIRSENEIKFSSLGEVLAPYQLSSGEKQILVILLTVLVEDNENYVLFMDEPEVSLHVEWQKRLIDLILDLNPNIQIILTTHSPAVIMNGWIDRVTEVTDITDN; encoded by the coding sequence ATGCAGAAATACGCAGATTACATAGAAGAGATTGAGATTGACTCGCTTTGGAGCGGAAAGAAACATATCCGATGGACATTAGACCGTCAGGTGAATATCCTGAGTGGCATTAATGGTGTCGGCAAGAGTACTATTCTTAATAAGGTGGTGCGTAGTCTGTCGCAAGGAGGTGAGTTCCCCAGCCATTCACTGAAGGGTGTCCGATTGAAGGTAAGTCCTGAAGATGCACGCTGGATACGCTATGACATCATCCGGTCGTTCGACCGACCACTGATGAACTCAGACAGTATCAGCAAGATTAACATCAACCTTGTTACGGAACTTGACTGGCAGCTCTTTCAGCTTCAGCGTAAATATCTTGACTATCAGGTGAACATCGGCAACCGCATTATCGAGACCTTACAAAGTGGTGAAGCAGATGCTGCCGAGAAAGCACAGCAGATATCACAACCCAAGAAACGTTTTCAAGACATACTGGATGACCTCTTTACCGAAACTGGTAAGAAGATTATCCGCTCTGAGAACGAGATAAAATTCTCTTCATTAGGTGAAGTCCTCGCTCCTTATCAGCTGTCAAGCGGAGAAAAACAGATTCTGGTCATCCTGCTGACCGTACTCGTGGAGGACAATGAGAATTATGTCCTATTCATGGACGAGCCGGAAGTAAGCCTGCACGTAGAATGGCAGAAACGGCTCATCGACCTCATCCTGGATCTGAACCCAAATATTCAGATTATCCTCACCACACACAGTCCGGCGGTCATTATGAACGGATGGATTGACCGTGTGACAGAAGTAACGGACATAACCGACAACTGA
- the cysK gene encoding cysteine synthase A: MAKIVNKLTELIGNTPLLALNKFSAENGVDTPVLAKIEYFNPGGSVKDRIALAMIEDAEAKGLLKPGATIIEPTSGNTGVGLALVSAVKGYKLILTMPETMSVERRNLVKAYGATVKLTGGKDGMQGAIKAAEELRDTIPGSVILQQFENQANPERHYLTTGQEIWRDTDGKVDVFVAGVGTGGTVSGIGRYLKEQNPDIRIIAVEPSSSPVLSGGQSGAHKIQGIGAGFVPTTYNRAYVDEVFLVDDDEAILASRQLAQQEGLLVGISSGAAAFAAAEIAKRPENKGKTVVTLLPDTGERYLSTVLYAFDEYPL, from the coding sequence ATGGCAAAGATAGTAAACAAACTCACAGAACTTATAGGCAATACGCCACTGTTAGCACTTAATAAATTCTCTGCAGAGAATGGAGTTGATACACCTGTTCTCGCAAAGATAGAATATTTCAACCCCGGTGGCAGTGTGAAGGATCGTATAGCATTGGCTATGATAGAGGATGCAGAGGCTAAGGGACTCTTAAAGCCCGGAGCTACTATTATTGAGCCAACCAGCGGAAATACAGGCGTTGGCTTGGCATTGGTATCAGCAGTAAAGGGGTATAAGCTCATTCTCACTATGCCCGAGACAATGAGCGTGGAGCGTCGCAACCTTGTGAAAGCATACGGTGCTACGGTGAAGCTGACCGGTGGCAAGGACGGTATGCAGGGTGCAATCAAGGCCGCGGAGGAACTGCGTGATACCATTCCGGGCAGTGTCATCCTTCAGCAGTTCGAGAACCAGGCTAATCCTGAACGCCATTATCTCACAACAGGGCAGGAAATATGGCGTGATACTGACGGCAAGGTGGATGTGTTTGTTGCAGGAGTGGGTACTGGTGGGACGGTGAGTGGTATTGGTCGCTATCTGAAGGAACAGAATCCCGACATAAGAATCATTGCTGTTGAGCCAAGTTCTTCACCTGTCTTGAGTGGCGGGCAGAGCGGTGCGCATAAGATACAGGGGATTGGAGCAGGTTTTGTACCAACTACTTATAATAGAGCGTATGTTGACGAAGTGTTCCTGGTTGATGATGATGAGGCTATCCTTGCAAGTCGCCAACTAGCACAACAGGAAGGTTTGCTTGTCGGCATCTCTTCGGGTGCTGCTGCCTTTGCCGCTGCCGAGATTGCCAAACGTCCGGAGAATAAAGGCAAGACAGTTGTAACGCTTCTGCCTGATACGGGTGAACGTTATCTTTCAACAGTGCTCTATGCCTTTGACGAGTATCCTCTTTAG
- the sov gene encoding T9SS outer membrane translocon Sov/SprA: protein MKRKHYISILIITLLGSIGLLSWGRSALGFAPIAKLVRPIAPPDTIKKAKPIEVEIDEETIPDSLLHPRWKVQRTTPVTYDDLRENSTDLIRPENMRQTVEYNDSLDRYIIGYKIGKTYVMAPIMMTPEEYRKWTEKRSFADYYRSKNQEILKEKGKDKFDFTDMHFSLGPAEKIFGPGGVRIKTQGSAELKFGANLKNIDNPSLPIRNRKTTAMDFDEKINVNVNGKVGDKVNMNLNYNTDATFDFDTQNFKLRYEGKEDEIIKLVEGGNVTFPSNNSLVQGASALFGIRTDMQFGKLKLQTVLSQKKSSNKSVSSRGGKQLTPFEIDAADYEENHHFFLSQYFRDNYDVAMKSLPNLKTGVTINRVEVWVTNKTGTTSNTRNIVALTDLGENKKISRTDLWGTGNGPVPTNNANTEYSTITQTYPAARDIDQVTGILDGAGLVGGNDYEKLANARLLNSSEYTVNNALGYISLKSGLQTDQVLAIAYEYTYGGVTYQVGEFASDRTNINEALFVKSLKNTSNNPKQGNWDLMMKNVYYLASNIERDKFRLDVKYQSDTTGVYISYIPEPQVKSQTLIKLLNADRLDNNNNPHSNGYFDYVEGYTISNGRVFFPMAEPFGNGLRKALMDKRVTAAIADKYVFEQLYDSTKTIAKQIAEKDKFVLVGQYRGSAANVISLGAYNVPQGSVVVTAGGVTLNEGSDYSVDYSAGEVTILNQSIIDAGTAINVSLESQSAYQQERKTMIGVNWEYDFSKDFQIGGTFMHLSEQPLTTKVNMGSEPLNNTIWGLNINWKKESQWLTNMLNKIPFLHVTQPSYITFSAEFAQLLAGQSKGTQDNASYLDDFEGAKTTIDVSQPTSWIISSVPSDFPEYSDKTTLRSGFNRSLLAWYYIDPLFTRRSSSLTPGHIKSDLEQLSNHYVREIPVSELFPNRDRNYSGSISTLNILNLAYYPSERGPYNFNPNLDINGHLTNPTGTWGGMMRKLDTNDFQTANIEYIEFWMLDPFIYSNRMPNANQYGGDFYINLGEVSEDVLKDGKKFYESGMPVDGSQSWTTTQWGKIPTQSTITYAFATSKGSRAKQDVGFNGLTDEEEQQFASYQNFLTAARANTNQAVFDSIWADPANDDYHYFRGSDWDAKQASILERYKRINNPQGNSPDNDNNNERYDTSYKTTPDVEDINQDYTLNEYEKYYQYHISIRPQDLVVGQNFIVDKRVASASLRKGGSEPVTWYQFRIPLEEFQKRVGNISDFTSIRFMRMFLTGFEKPIVLRFGTFDLVSGKWRQYQQNLTNSASNTGTMSVSAVSLEENNDKVPVNYVLPPGIRRGQDPNQPQLVEENEQALSMVVNNLGTGESKAVYKNTTLDLRQYKRLQMFIHANAFEQNTTNLTDNQLAVFIRLGSDYKNNYYEYEIPLKLSAPGHYDMYTGQDRRIVWPEENMLDIPLKLLTSVKKQRNQARGAGTASYNRAFSVYDTDRPANKVTVMGNPTLGEVKTMIIGVRNLSSSQKSGEVWVNELRLLEFNNEGGWAARGQLNLQLSDFGTVDINASHSTDGFGGLEQGVNERQQETKTDVSVTTSLELGKFFPDKAKVSAPLYYSVTKSENRPKYNPLDTDMELKDALEGTANRRERDSIESIAITKRLTTNFSLSNVRVGIQTKNHPMPYDPANFSFSYSHSHSHTSGETTVYENEDNWRGALNYNWTPVYKSWEPFKRLIKSRSKWFEILKRFGLNWLPQNVTFNTEMVRNYHELQERDMESTENSLLPLTFSEQFLWNRDFALRWDLTRNLHMNFQSATHAEIEEPYTPINKDLYADRYQAWKDSVWTSIKHFGTPLDYQQNFTLSYQLPLNLLPVFNWVNADANYTASYTWVRGTSLDDGTSLGNTITSNRSLNINSTFNLERLYNHIPFLKKTNERFNRTRPTRPTLTAEQKKAEREKKEKEKKEKDKDEEKKKALPKNQKSFEKEIVINADSAVLVSHGKKTRRLIISAKDERGKVMKIKWRKVGDTQLKIFNRTDSAIRMKLTVTPKEPLDNKGWYKTAQCVARALMMVRSASVSYRNQHAMSLPGFMPTVGDAFGQTRGMGALSPGLDFAFGFIDDDYISKARENNWLLMNDSVATPATTNQTEDLQIRMTLEPFKDFKIDLTASRMQTTSRSIQYMYAGNPTTQSGSFTITTLSLGTAFESQGNANNGYHSATFNRFVQSLDGYRNRVEAQYSNATYPASFGGGHFSPTVGAVNKYSADVMVPAFLNAYTSMSGNGLNIFPALRSLLPNWSIRYSGLSRLPFFEQFFKSVNINHAYRSIFAIGAYQSYSTWQEYMNGLGFIADATTGNPIPSSMYNISQVSINEAFSPLLGIDLTLQNNLTARLEYRQTRVLSLSMTSVQLNEASSKDWVVGIGYRINDFNLFNSGTRRTVKNKKKKTTDSSQQDSNSSRQSNGLNRDLNLRLDMSYRQQASLTRDIASLTSAASSGNTAFKFSFMSDYTLSRLVTASLYYDLQINTPLLSSGSYPTTTHDFGVSLRLSLTR, encoded by the coding sequence TTGAAAAGAAAGCATTACATATCCATCCTTATCATCACACTTCTCGGCAGTATCGGACTGTTGAGCTGGGGACGATCGGCACTTGGTTTTGCACCGATTGCAAAACTGGTCAGACCTATCGCTCCGCCAGATACCATAAAGAAAGCGAAGCCCATCGAAGTGGAGATTGACGAGGAAACCATCCCCGATTCACTGCTACACCCTCGTTGGAAAGTACAGCGCACAACGCCTGTCACCTACGACGACCTCAGAGAGAACTCTACCGACCTTATCCGCCCAGAGAATATGCGACAGACTGTGGAGTATAACGACTCGCTCGACCGCTATATCATCGGCTACAAGATTGGTAAGACCTACGTGATGGCACCAATCATGATGACGCCGGAGGAATATCGGAAGTGGACTGAGAAGCGTAGCTTTGCCGATTACTACCGTTCAAAGAATCAGGAGATACTGAAGGAGAAAGGCAAGGATAAGTTCGACTTCACGGATATGCACTTCTCACTGGGACCGGCAGAAAAGATATTCGGACCGGGTGGTGTGCGTATCAAGACGCAGGGTTCGGCAGAACTGAAGTTCGGTGCAAACCTCAAGAACATTGACAACCCGTCACTGCCTATCCGCAACCGTAAGACGACTGCAATGGACTTTGATGAGAAAATCAATGTCAACGTGAATGGCAAAGTGGGCGACAAGGTGAATATGAACCTTAACTACAACACCGATGCCACCTTCGACTTCGATACACAGAACTTCAAACTGAGATATGAAGGCAAGGAGGATGAGATTATCAAGCTCGTTGAAGGCGGTAATGTAACCTTCCCTTCCAATAACTCTCTCGTGCAGGGAGCATCAGCTCTCTTCGGTATACGTACGGATATGCAATTCGGAAAACTGAAGCTGCAGACGGTATTATCGCAGAAAAAGAGCTCTAACAAGAGTGTAAGCTCACGTGGTGGAAAACAGCTGACACCCTTTGAGATTGATGCGGCTGACTATGAAGAAAACCACCACTTCTTTCTCTCACAGTACTTCCGTGACAACTATGACGTGGCGATGAAATCATTGCCTAACCTCAAGACGGGCGTGACCATCAATCGTGTGGAGGTATGGGTGACCAACAAGACCGGAACGACCAGCAACACACGTAACATCGTAGCACTGACCGACCTCGGTGAGAACAAGAAGATAAGCCGTACCGACCTGTGGGGAACGGGTAATGGACCAGTGCCAACAAACAATGCCAATACAGAATACAGTACCATCACACAGACCTATCCTGCTGCCCGTGACATCGACCAGGTGACAGGTATCCTTGACGGTGCAGGACTTGTGGGTGGTAATGACTATGAGAAGTTGGCAAATGCCCGACTGCTCAACAGTTCTGAATATACCGTCAACAACGCTCTGGGTTATATTTCACTGAAGAGTGGACTGCAGACCGATCAGGTATTGGCAATTGCTTACGAATATACCTACGGTGGCGTAACCTATCAGGTGGGTGAGTTTGCCAGTGATCGTACCAATATCAACGAGGCTCTCTTTGTCAAGTCATTGAAGAACACCAGCAACAACCCTAAGCAGGGAAACTGGGACTTGATGATGAAGAACGTCTATTATCTTGCTTCCAACATTGAGCGTGACAAGTTCCGCCTTGACGTGAAGTATCAGAGTGATACGACAGGTGTATACATTTCATATATCCCCGAGCCACAAGTAAAGAGTCAGACGCTCATCAAACTTCTGAATGCTGACCGATTGGACAACAATAACAATCCACACTCCAATGGCTATTTTGACTACGTGGAGGGCTATACCATCAGCAACGGACGTGTATTCTTCCCGATGGCCGAGCCTTTCGGTAACGGACTTCGCAAAGCCTTGATGGATAAAAGAGTTACGGCTGCCATTGCAGACAAGTATGTCTTCGAACAACTCTACGACTCGACAAAGACTATCGCAAAGCAGATTGCCGAAAAGGATAAGTTCGTCCTTGTTGGTCAGTATCGTGGATCGGCAGCGAATGTAATTTCCCTTGGTGCCTACAATGTTCCACAAGGATCGGTGGTAGTAACAGCGGGAGGTGTAACCTTGAATGAGGGTTCTGACTATAGCGTTGATTACAGTGCCGGCGAGGTGACTATCCTTAACCAGAGCATCATTGATGCAGGTACGGCTATCAACGTATCGTTGGAAAGCCAGAGTGCTTACCAACAGGAACGCAAGACGATGATAGGTGTAAACTGGGAGTACGACTTCTCGAAGGATTTTCAGATTGGTGGTACATTCATGCACCTGTCTGAACAGCCATTGACAACAAAGGTGAATATGGGTTCTGAACCGCTCAACAACACCATTTGGGGACTGAACATCAATTGGAAGAAAGAGAGTCAGTGGCTTACGAATATGCTCAATAAGATTCCTTTCCTGCACGTAACACAGCCTTCTTATATTACTTTCTCTGCTGAGTTTGCACAGTTGTTGGCTGGTCAAAGCAAGGGAACACAGGACAATGCTTCCTATCTCGATGACTTTGAAGGAGCAAAGACAACTATCGACGTAAGTCAGCCAACCTCTTGGATTATCTCAAGTGTACCATCTGACTTCCCTGAATATTCAGACAAAACAACCCTCCGCAGCGGCTTCAACCGAAGTCTGTTGGCATGGTATTATATTGACCCGCTCTTCACTCGTCGCAGTAGTTCGCTGACACCGGGACACATCAAGAGTGACCTCGAACAGCTTTCTAACCACTATGTCCGCGAGATTCCAGTAAGCGAGCTGTTCCCAAACCGTGACCGAAACTACAGCGGTTCCATCTCAACATTGAACATTCTGAACCTCGCCTACTATCCTTCTGAGCGTGGACCGTACAACTTCAATCCGAATCTTGACATCAACGGACACCTCACGAATCCTACTGGCACATGGGGAGGTATGATGCGCAAGCTCGATACCAACGACTTCCAGACTGCCAATATCGAATACATAGAGTTCTGGATGCTCGACCCATTCATCTATTCCAACCGAATGCCGAATGCCAATCAGTATGGTGGTGATTTCTATATCAACCTCGGTGAGGTGTCTGAAGATGTACTGAAAGATGGTAAGAAGTTCTACGAGAGTGGTATGCCAGTAGACGGCAGCCAGTCATGGACGACCACACAATGGGGTAAAATCCCAACACAAAGTACGATTACTTATGCCTTTGCAACTTCAAAGGGTAGTCGTGCGAAGCAGGATGTCGGCTTTAACGGTCTGACAGATGAAGAAGAACAGCAGTTTGCTTCTTATCAGAACTTCCTTACGGCAGCCCGTGCCAACACCAATCAGGCTGTCTTTGACTCGATATGGGCTGACCCTGCCAACGATGACTACCACTACTTCCGTGGTTCTGACTGGGATGCAAAGCAGGCTTCTATCCTCGAAAGATATAAACGTATCAACAACCCACAGGGCAACTCACCAGACAATGACAACAATAATGAACGTTACGACACCTCGTACAAGACAACCCCTGACGTTGAGGACATCAATCAGGACTACACGCTGAACGAATACGAAAAGTACTATCAGTATCATATCAGTATTCGTCCACAAGACCTTGTCGTGGGACAGAACTTCATTGTTGACAAGCGTGTAGCCTCAGCTTCACTGCGTAAGGGTGGCTCTGAACCTGTCACTTGGTATCAGTTCCGCATTCCTTTAGAGGAGTTCCAGAAGCGCGTGGGTAACATCAGCGACTTTACCAGCATCCGCTTCATGCGTATGTTCCTCACTGGCTTCGAAAAGCCTATCGTTCTTCGCTTCGGAACTTTCGACCTTGTAAGTGGCAAGTGGCGTCAGTATCAGCAGAACCTCACCAACTCTGCCAGCAATACGGGTACAATGTCGGTAAGTGCTGTGAGCCTTGAAGAGAACAATGATAAGGTTCCTGTCAACTATGTATTACCTCCTGGCATTCGCCGTGGACAAGACCCTAACCAGCCACAGTTGGTTGAGGAGAATGAGCAGGCACTCTCAATGGTTGTCAATAACCTTGGAACAGGCGAATCAAAGGCTGTCTATAAGAACACAACCCTCGACTTACGTCAGTACAAACGTCTGCAGATGTTCATACACGCCAATGCCTTTGAACAGAACACCACCAATCTTACGGATAACCAGTTGGCAGTGTTCATCCGTCTGGGGTCTGATTACAAGAACAACTACTACGAGTATGAAATTCCTTTGAAGTTGTCAGCTCCAGGGCACTACGACATGTACACGGGTCAGGACCGCCGCATCGTATGGCCTGAGGAAAACATGCTCGACATACCATTGAAGCTGCTCACCTCTGTGAAGAAGCAGCGCAACCAGGCACGTGGTGCAGGAACTGCAAGCTATAACCGTGCTTTCTCTGTCTACGACACTGACCGTCCTGCCAACAAGGTTACCGTGATGGGTAACCCGACACTTGGTGAAGTGAAGACGATGATCATCGGTGTTCGCAACCTTTCCAGCAGTCAGAAGAGTGGCGAGGTCTGGGTGAATGAACTACGTTTACTGGAATTCAATAACGAAGGTGGATGGGCTGCAAGAGGCCAGCTCAATCTTCAACTGTCCGACTTTGGTACAGTGGATATCAATGCCAGCCACAGCACCGATGGCTTCGGTGGCTTGGAACAGGGTGTCAACGAGCGACAACAGGAGACAAAGACAGATGTATCCGTCACAACAAGCCTTGAGTTAGGAAAGTTCTTCCCCGACAAGGCGAAGGTATCTGCACCTTTATATTACAGTGTCACAAAGAGCGAGAACCGTCCTAAGTACAATCCACTTGACACGGATATGGAACTGAAAGATGCCCTTGAAGGTACAGCCAACCGCCGTGAGCGTGATTCTATTGAGTCGATTGCTATAACGAAACGTCTGACAACAAATTTCTCATTGTCTAACGTACGTGTCGGTATTCAGACCAAGAATCACCCTATGCCATACGACCCTGCCAACTTCTCATTCTCTTATAGCCATTCCCACTCTCACACATCGGGTGAGACAACGGTTTATGAGAATGAAGACAACTGGCGTGGAGCATTGAACTATAACTGGACACCAGTATATAAGTCTTGGGAACCTTTCAAGCGTCTTATCAAGAGTAGGTCGAAATGGTTTGAAATCCTCAAACGCTTCGGACTGAACTGGCTACCACAGAACGTAACCTTCAACACTGAAATGGTGCGCAACTACCACGAGTTGCAGGAACGTGATATGGAATCAACAGAGAACAGTCTGTTGCCTCTTACCTTCAGCGAGCAGTTCCTTTGGAATCGTGACTTCGCTCTACGTTGGGACTTGACACGCAATCTTCACATGAACTTCCAAAGTGCGACACACGCTGAGATTGAAGAGCCTTACACACCTATCAATAAAGACCTCTATGCCGACCGTTATCAGGCATGGAAGGACTCGGTGTGGACAAGCATCAAGCACTTCGGTACTCCACTCGACTACCAGCAGAACTTCACGCTCTCCTATCAATTGCCGCTCAATCTGCTGCCTGTATTTAATTGGGTGAATGCTGATGCAAATTATACCGCATCCTACACTTGGGTACGTGGAACAAGCCTTGATGACGGAACTTCACTTGGCAATACCATTACAAGCAACCGTTCGCTGAACATCAACAGCACCTTCAACCTTGAGCGACTCTACAATCATATTCCTTTCCTCAAGAAGACCAATGAGCGTTTCAACCGCACACGTCCTACCCGCCCTACACTGACTGCCGAACAGAAGAAGGCTGAGAGGGAAAAGAAAGAAAAGGAGAAGAAGGAAAAAGACAAGGACGAAGAAAAGAAAAAGGCACTTCCAAAGAACCAGAAGAGCTTTGAAAAGGAAATCGTCATCAATGCCGATTCAGCCGTCCTCGTATCACATGGTAAGAAGACAAGGCGACTCATCATCTCTGCCAAGGATGAAAGAGGAAAGGTAATGAAGATAAAATGGCGTAAGGTGGGAGACACACAGCTGAAAATCTTTAACCGAACCGACTCTGCCATCCGCATGAAACTGACCGTTACACCTAAGGAACCACTCGACAACAAGGGATGGTACAAGACGGCACAATGTGTGGCACGTGCACTGATGATGGTGCGCTCGGCAAGCGTATCCTACCGCAACCAACACGCCATGTCACTGCCGGGATTCATGCCGACCGTGGGCGATGCCTTCGGACAGACACGTGGCATGGGGGCACTGTCGCCGGGACTCGACTTCGCCTTCGGTTTCATTGATGACGATTACATCAGCAAGGCACGTGAGAACAACTGGCTGCTTATGAACGACAGCGTGGCTACACCAGCAACGACAAACCAGACAGAGGATTTGCAAATCCGCATGACACTGGAGCCTTTCAAGGACTTCAAGATTGACCTTACTGCCAGTCGTATGCAGACAACCTCACGAAGCATCCAGTATATGTATGCTGGCAACCCGACGACACAGAGCGGTTCCTTCACCATTACAACCCTTTCACTGGGCACAGCCTTCGAGAGTCAGGGCAATGCAAACAACGGCTATCACAGTGCTACATTCAACCGTTTCGTACAGTCACTCGACGGCTATCGCAACCGTGTGGAGGCTCAATACAGCAATGCTACCTATCCAGCATCCTTCGGCGGAGGACATTTCAGTCCTACAGTGGGTGCTGTCAACAAATACAGTGCTGACGTAATGGTGCCGGCTTTCCTCAATGCCTACACCAGCATGAGTGGCAACGGGCTCAACATCTTCCCTGCGCTGCGCAGTCTGCTGCCCAACTGGTCTATCCGTTACAGTGGTCTCTCTCGTCTGCCGTTCTTCGAACAGTTCTTCAAGAGCGTCAATATCAATCATGCTTATCGCAGCATCTTTGCCATCGGTGCTTATCAGAGTTACAGCACATGGCAGGAATACATGAACGGACTCGGCTTCATTGCTGATGCAACAACGGGCAACCCAATCCCAAGTTCGATGTATAACATCTCGCAGGTGAGCATCAACGAGGCATTCTCGCCGCTTCTTGGTATCGACCTCACGCTGCAGAACAACCTCACTGCACGACTGGAGTATCGTCAGACACGTGTTCTCTCACTCTCCATGACGAGTGTACAGCTGAATGAGGCTTCATCAAAAGACTGGGTTGTGGGCATCGGTTACAGAATCAACGACTTCAACCTCTTCAACAGCGGTACACGCCGTACTGTCAAGAACAAAAAGAAAAAGACAACAGATAGCTCACAGCAGGACAGCAATTCATCCCGACAGAGCAACGGACTGAACCGTGACCTCAACCTACGCCTTGACATGAGCTATCGTCAGCAGGCATCGCTCACACGTGACATTGCTTCGCTCACTTCTGCAGCTTCAAGTGGCAACACCGCCTTCAAGTTCTCTTTCATGAGCGACTACACCTTGAGCCGTTTGGTTACAGCAAGCCTGTATTACGACTTGCAGATTAACACACCGCTCCTCTCGTCAGGCAGCTACCCAACAACCACGCATGACTTCGGTGTGAGTCTTAGACTTAGTCTGACAAGATAA
- the ruvA gene encoding Holliday junction branch migration protein RuvA, giving the protein MIEYIRGELADLTPALAVVEAHGVGYALNISLNTYSAIQGKTQVKLYVHEAIMTGGRDDNYTLYGFANKQERSLYRLLITVSGVGANTARMILSSLTPAELCNVIANGDEKMLKTVKGIGLRTAQRIIVDLKDKIMQSSIADELHVSSQPNTPAVNTAIKDEAVSALTMLGFSPAPSAKVVVSILTEQPDLPVEQVVKLALKMIK; this is encoded by the coding sequence ATGATAGAATACATCAGGGGCGAACTGGCTGACCTGACACCTGCATTGGCTGTTGTCGAAGCACACGGTGTGGGGTATGCGCTGAACATTTCGCTCAACACTTATAGTGCCATACAGGGTAAGACACAAGTGAAACTCTATGTGCACGAGGCGATTATGACGGGTGGACGTGACGATAACTATACGCTCTATGGCTTTGCCAACAAGCAGGAACGCTCGCTCTATCGGCTGTTGATTACCGTTTCGGGGGTAGGTGCGAACACTGCACGTATGATTCTCTCATCGCTGACACCAGCAGAACTCTGCAATGTCATTGCCAACGGTGACGAGAAAATGCTGAAGACGGTGAAGGGTATCGGACTCCGTACGGCACAGCGCATCATCGTAGACCTCAAGGACAAGATTATGCAGAGTAGTATTGCAGATGAACTGCACGTCAGCAGTCAGCCTAACACGCCGGCTGTCAACACTGCTATTAAGGATGAAGCAGTCAGCGCACTGACGATGCTTGGCTTCTCTCCTGCACCATCTGCTAAGGTTGTCGTGAGTATTCTCACGGAACAGCCAGACCTTCCTGTGGAGCAGGTTGTGAAGTTGGCATTGAAGATGATTAAGTAA